DNA sequence from the Streptomyces canus genome:
CGAGGCGGCGGCACCGTTGTGCTCGACGATGTCGAAGTGCTCGGGGCGGACACCCACGGTCACCGTGGTGTCACCCTTGTCGGAGGCGGCCTTGAGAGCCTCGCGGTTGACGGGCACCACGCTGTTGCCGAACTTCACACCGCCGTCGGTGATCGGGACCTCGACGAGGTTCATCGCCGGGGAGCCGATGAAGCCGGCGACGAAGAGGTTCGCCGGGCGGTCGTACATGTTGCGCGGGGAGTCGACCTGCTGGAGCAGACCGTCCTTGAGTACGGCCACACGGTCGCCCATCGTCATGGCCTCGACCTGGTCGTGGGTGACGTAGACGGTGGTGATGCCGAGACGGCGCTGGAGCGAGGCGATCTGCGTACGCGTCGACACACGGAGCTTGGCGTCCAGGTTGGACAGCGGCTCGTCCATGAGGAAGACCTGGGGCTCACGCACGATGGCGCGGCCCATCGCGACACGCTGGCGCTGACCACCGGAGAGGGCCTTCGGCTTGCGGTCCAGGTACTCGGTGAGGTCGAGGATCTTCGCGGCCTCCTCGACCTTCTGCCGGATCTCCGCCTTGTTGATGCCGGCGATCTTGAGCGCGAAGCCCATGTTGTCGGCGACCGTCATGTGCGGGTAGAGCGCGTAGTTCTGGAACACCATGGCGATGTCCCGGTCCTTCGGCGGCAGGTGCGTCACGTCGCGGTCACCGATGCGGATGGCGCCGCCGTTGACGTCCTCGAGCCCCGCCAGCATGCGGAGCGAGGTGGACTTGCCACAGCCGGACGGGCCGACCAGGACGAGGAACTCGCCGTCCTCGATGTGGATGTCGAGACCGTCGACGGCGGGCTTCGTGGAACCCGGGTAAATGCGGGTCGCCTTGTCGAACGAAACAGTGGCCATGGCTCAGAGGCCCCCTTCTACCGGCAGGAACGTGCCGGACGATCCGTTGTAGGAAGGTGGTGGTGTAGTCCACACGAGTGGACTGGCTCAGGACGGTACCCGGCGTTCAGGCGTATGTCAGTACCTGGCGGACTGTGAACTTCGCGGAAACTTTCGAATGGGGCAGAGCATCGCACTTTTGACCTTGCTGTTCGGCTTCCTGCTTCATCGTCCACAGCCGGCCACACACAGCCCTGGTGAGCTGCGTCTGACCGGTCTCAGGCCCGGCTCCAAGCGCTACCGCCGGGCCACCGAGAAGCCGGTCGTCTTCCGCTCCCAGGGTGCGCAGCCCTACGACGACCGGATGCTGTCTTGGCAGATCCCCGGCCGAACGGTGTCGATCTGGACCACCGGCGGGCGGGTCAAGAGCGTGGCGTTCACCGCCTCTGCGGAGCAGCTGGCCACCCTGGCCCTGTACCGCAAGGGTGAGTCCGACCTGCTGGAGCGGGACGGCATGTGGTTCCTGAACGCCACCTGCGACGTGCCCGAAGCACCCTTGAACACCGAGCCGGTGGACTTTCTCGGGATCGACCTGGGCATCGTGAACATCGCCACCACCTCGGACGCTGAGATCCTGGCCGGGCGCGAGCTCAACCGGATCCGGGTCCGCGAGCGCGGCCTGCGTAAGAAGCTGCAGAGGAAGGACACCCCGTCCGCCAAGCGCCGGCTGAAGAAGCGGCGGCGCAAGGAGGCGAGGCGGGCGAAGGACATCAATCACAAGATCGCGAAACATGTGGTGGCCGAGGCGGAACGCACCGGTCGTGGGATCGCCCTGGAGGATCTGACGGGCATCCGTGAGCGGGTACGGCTTCGCAAGCCCCAACGGGCCACCCACTCCAGCTGGTCTTTCCATCAGCTGGGGCAGTTCATCGCGTACAAGGCCCGCCGGGCGGGGGTGCCGGTGGTGCACGTCGATCCGGCGTACACCTCCCGCACCTGCGCCGAATGCGGCCACATCGACAAGGCGAACCGGGTCTCCCAGGCCTGGTTCGCCTGCCGGAGCTGCGGATTCGTTGATCACGCAGACCGCAACAGCTCCCGCAACATCCGCGCCAGAGCGTGGGAGTTGTGGCGACGCGGGGCCCAGTCAACGGCCCCTGCAACACCCCGAACATCTCGGGGTGGGGCTGGACGCAAACGCAGCACCACCGCCAGTGATGCCCGTTGTGCAAGCCCCGCGCTTTAGCGCTGGGTAGTTGACCGGAGTCGCCTTGCGGCGCTCGCCGATGTCGAGGACCTCGCGTTTGACGCGCTCGGTCTCTGTCTCCCCCACGGCCCCTCCCTGACGATCCGATCTTCGGATAGCACGTCAGCTCGATCAACGAACGGGTGCACGGATGGTTACGCACGGTTTTGGGAGCGTGTGGCGTGCCGAACTTCGTGGCTAGAGGAAACGAGCGCTGTGTACAGTGGAGCCGCCTTCGCGTACGGCGTTCTGGTACGCGGCGCCTCCTTAGCTCAGCTGGAACGAGCAGCTCACTTGTAATGAGCAGGTCGTCGGTTCGAATCCGACAGGGGGCTCTGTAAACCCCAGGTCAGACCCCGTCTGGCCTGGGGTTTTGTGTGGGCAGCTCTACGCTGATCCGGAGGCCGCCCATGGGGCGCGGGGTCAGGGTGAGCGTTCCGTCGTGGGCGTGGGTGATGGTCTTGGCGATGGCCAGGCCGAGGCCGACGCCCGCGTGGTCGGTGTGGATGCGTTCGGTGCCGCGCTGGAAGGGTTCGGTGAGGGTCGGGATCAGTTCCGGGGCGAGCTTTTCGCCGGTGTTCTCGATGGTGAGCACCGCTGTTCCGGGGCGGGTGTCGGTGTGGACCCACACGGTGCCCTGGTCGGGCAGGTTGTGGACGATCGCGTTGTGCACGAGGTTCATGGTCAGCTGGAGCAGCAGTGCCGGTGATCCGGTCGTGGTGGTGATCTCGCCCCTGGTTTCGAGGGTGACGCCGTGCTTTTCCGCGAGGGGGAGAAGGGTTTCGGTGGCTTCTTCCGCCAGGAGGGACAGGTCGACGGGTTCCCGGGTGAACGACCGCTGTTCGGCGCGGCCGGCCAGGAGCAGGGCTTCGGTGAGTTCGATCGCCCGGGTGTTGACGGTGTGGAGGCGGTCGATGAGTTCGCCGGTGTCGCGGTTCGGATCGGTGCGGGCCACGTCGAGGAGGGCCTTGGAGACCGCCAGCGGGGTGCGTAGTTCGTGGGAGGCGTTGGCCGCGAATCTGCGCTGTTCGGCGACGTGTGCTTCGAGGCGGGCGAGCATCGCGTCGAAGGCGTCGGCGAGTTCGCGGAACTCGTCCTTGCGGCCCGGGAGCCGGATCCGGTGGGAGAGCGATCCGTGGGTGGCCCTGCGGGTGGCGTCCGCGATGCGCGTCAGGGGGGCGAGCATGCGGCCGGCGAGGATCCAGCCCCCGACGAGGCCGAACACGAGCAGGAAGGCCAGTACGGCGGCTGCCCTCGGAGCGAACACGGCCAGGAGGGCGGAGCGGATGGGAAAGACACCGCCCGAGGGCATGTCGTCGGGGTTGTAGAGCATCGCGCGGTCGGGGACGTAGCGCAGGAGGAACAGCCATACGGCGGCAAGCAGCAGGACTCCGGCCAGCATGAGGAATCCGGCGTAGCTGAGGGTGAGTTTGAGGCGAACGCTCACGCCTGGTGCCCTATCCACGCTGGTCTCCCTCGTGGCCGGCGTCCGGCTGGACGTCGATGCGGTATCCGGCGCCCGGAACGGTGGCGATGACCCAGGGTT
Encoded proteins:
- a CDS encoding ABC transporter ATP-binding protein; the encoded protein is MATVSFDKATRIYPGSTKPAVDGLDIHIEDGEFLVLVGPSGCGKSTSLRMLAGLEDVNGGAIRIGDRDVTHLPPKDRDIAMVFQNYALYPHMTVADNMGFALKIAGINKAEIRQKVEEAAKILDLTEYLDRKPKALSGGQRQRVAMGRAIVREPQVFLMDEPLSNLDAKLRVSTRTQIASLQRRLGITTVYVTHDQVEAMTMGDRVAVLKDGLLQQVDSPRNMYDRPANLFVAGFIGSPAMNLVEVPITDGGVKFGNSVVPVNREALKAASDKGDTTVTVGVRPEHFDIVEHNGAAASALSKDTEDAPAGLAVSVNVVEELGADGYVYGSAKVDGELKDLVVRVSGRAVPEKGATLHVVPRPGETHVFSTSTGERLTD
- a CDS encoding RNA-guided endonuclease InsQ/TnpB family protein, producing the protein MLHRPQPATHSPGELRLTGLRPGSKRYRRATEKPVVFRSQGAQPYDDRMLSWQIPGRTVSIWTTGGRVKSVAFTASAEQLATLALYRKGESDLLERDGMWFLNATCDVPEAPLNTEPVDFLGIDLGIVNIATTSDAEILAGRELNRIRVRERGLRKKLQRKDTPSAKRRLKKRRRKEARRAKDINHKIAKHVVAEAERTGRGIALEDLTGIRERVRLRKPQRATHSSWSFHQLGQFIAYKARRAGVPVVHVDPAYTSRTCAECGHIDKANRVSQAWFACRSCGFVDHADRNSSRNIRARAWELWRRGAQSTAPATPRTSRGGAGRKRSTTASDARCASPAL
- a CDS encoding sensor histidine kinase, producing MDRAPGVSVRLKLTLSYAGFLMLAGVLLLAAVWLFLLRYVPDRAMLYNPDDMPSGGVFPIRSALLAVFAPRAAAVLAFLLVFGLVGGWILAGRMLAPLTRIADATRRATHGSLSHRIRLPGRKDEFRELADAFDAMLARLEAHVAEQRRFAANASHELRTPLAVSKALLDVARTDPNRDTGELIDRLHTVNTRAIELTEALLLAGRAEQRSFTREPVDLSLLAEEATETLLPLAEKHGVTLETRGEITTTTGSPALLLQLTMNLVHNAIVHNLPDQGTVWVHTDTRPGTAVLTIENTGEKLAPELIPTLTEPFQRGTERIHTDHAGVGLGLAIAKTITHAHDGTLTLTPRPMGGLRISVELPTQNPRPDGV